Proteins encoded in a region of the Nicotiana tomentosiformis chromosome 9, ASM39032v3, whole genome shotgun sequence genome:
- the LOC104089178 gene encoding fanconi-associated nuclease 1 homolog isoform X3: MLKGRESLIRLVGRRRRFLSRRHSLLTSSPPQHQIGCKEYKDDPSIGNGNVDEEEWVDCPVCGKKIRGEDRVINSHLDKCLTRGSKRKLSQCTLFQLNFCTIPRVTVSSIESDVTRTDIGPSTGDDGPENNIQDESESSVCNRVNQMENLDGLIKLDDECKLLSDAKPMQIFRLEGSPQHQISDDRIDNIADSPLSLSEKRMPKCVESSEDDDNSEILLDTFIVGRRFGNGGELTVGAMIMLSRDPDNVKDQNAIKVLTKDTDHNKELGYIPRELAQYLSPLIDKFHLRFEGRITSIPQHPHAVVPIQIYSSGIVSFGEKDSSRLQVFNSLRRNALSAAEFSKTHSPIPAKYQHNLLLLLKEVLNINGHLFTEGEKTLLEAFLSLSDDSQRLFARLYARKGPWFRMASISYAEICDCEEAVKGLSEAECVTLFESMDKPQINDLKEVLNVLNVGELRDLISSLNKTHKKIAQNSDRGTRKQDYIARVLAAYQGGLCPNLTSMILGKTGRCIRISASAESVFWRAERLFFLNGEQDLSEFLLVDLGIVKYPAYNCIFTDQIFPDRSDLLSYEEAIEVAQIMDESLDENNNEFVSRCVEISTSNVSSFVEEDRSAHSGSMAAFLSRFSASWVYSKVILLGVSFLEHEQRFKEAINLLKLLLDKFKCDRRRGYWNLRLSVDLEHVGCLDESLEVAEKGLLDPWVRAGSRVALQRRVLRLGKPPRRWRTPSFSSSVKRKIVEVHVQGRPLNCKTGVKNVFYGEDGDRCGVEELALQYYAGEGGSWQGVHTESGIWLTIFGLLMWDVVFADVPNVFRTKFQTAPLDLETDSFYEVRRGLVEALLDKIEHGMAEELLIMSWESHVGTACRGVNWDKHSLSELRAAVTCIGGPCLASICRNLAQDYRSWSSGMPDLLLWRFRDDYRGEAKLVEVKGPRDRLSEQQRAWLLFLIDCGFNVEVCKVSHAPV, translated from the exons ATGCTGAAAGGGCGGGAAAGTTTAATCCGATTGGTTGGTCGCCGACGGCGATTTCTCAGTCGCCGTCACTCTCTTCTCACCTCATCTCCTCCTCAGCATCAA ATTGGCTGTAAGGAATATAAGGATGACCCAAGCATTGGAAATGGAAATGTTGATGAAGAAGAATGGGTTGATTGTCCTGTTTGTGGGAAGAAGATACGAGGCGAAGATCGTGTGATTAACTCTCATTTAG ATAAATGCCTTACTAGAGGAAGTAAACGCAAATTGAGCCAGTGCACCCTTTTCCAGTTGAACTTTTGCACAATACCTAGAGTTACAGTCTCATCCATCGAGTCGGACGTTACAAGGACTGACATTGGTCCAAGTACTGGTGATG ATGGTCCCGAAAATAATATCCAAGATGAATCCGAGAGTAGTGTTTGTAATAGGGTTAATCAAATGGAAAACTTAGATGGTCTCATCAAACTGGATGATGAATGCAAACTTCTGTCCGATGCAAAGCCAATGCAAATTTTTAGGCTAGAGGGTTCTCCTCAACACCAAATAAGTGATGATAGAATTGACAACATCGCAGACTCACCTTTATCACTTTCTGAAAAAAGGATGCCGAAATGTGTGGAATCTTCGGAAGATGATGATAACTCTGAGATTTTGCTTGATACATTCATTGTTGGCCGTAGGTTTGGTAATGGCGGAGAGTTAACTGTTGGAGCAATGATAATGCTTTCAAGAGATCCCGATAATGTCAAGGACCAGAATGCAATCAAG GTTCTAACTAAAGATACTGATCACAATAAAGAGCTAGGTTACATCCCCAGGGAATTGGCACAGTATTTATCTCCATTGATAGACAAGTTCCACCTGAGGTTTGAG GGCCGTATAACTTCCATTCCGCAGCATCCTCATGCAGTTGTGCCAATTCAGATATATTCCTCTGGCATCGTGTCTTTTGGCGAAAAGGACTCCTCTAGACTCCAAGTATTCAATTCCTTACGGAGAAATGCTCTATCGGCTGCTGAATTTTCCAAGACTCACTCTCCTATCCCTGCAAAATACCAGCATAACCTTCTACTTTTACTAAAAGAGGTTTTGAATATCAACGGACATCTTTTTACTGAAGGCGAGAAAACATTATTGG AAGCTTTTTTATCACTCTCAGATGACAGTCAAAGGCTCTTTGCTCGGCTTTATGCACGTAAAG GCCCATGGTTTCGGATGGCTAGCATATCATATGCCGAAATATGTGATTGTGAAGAAGCTGTTAAGGGGCTTTCTG AAGCAGAATGTGTTACTTTATTCGAATCAATGGATAAACCACAAATTAATGACTTAAAGGAGGTTTTGAATGTTCTTAATGTTGGTGAACTACGGGACCTTATCTCTAGTCTTAACAAG ACACATAAGAAGATTGCCCAGAACTCTGATCGTGGTACTAGAAAGCAAGATTACATTGCTCGGGTTCTTGCTGCATATCAAGGTGGTTTATG CCCCAACCTTACAAGCATGATTCTAGGGAAAACTGGAAGATGCATCCGGATATCTGCATCAGCTGAATCTGTCTTTTGGCGTGCCGAG AGGCTATTTTTCCTGAATGGAGAGCAGGACCTGTCAGAAtttttacttgttgacttgggcatTGTGAAATATCCTGCTTACAACTGCATATTCACAGACCAAATTTTTCCAGACAGAAGTGACCTATTGTCTTATGAAGAG GCCATTGAGGTTGCACAAATTATGGATGAGTCTCTTGATGAGAACAACAATGAGTTCGTATCAAGATGCGTAGAGATCTCTACCTCTAACGTATCTAGCTTTGTGGAGGAAGATAGATCAGCTCATTCTGGGTCGATGGCTGCATTTTTATCTCGCTTTTCAGCCAGTTGGGTATATTCTAAGGTGATCCTGCTGGGTGTTTCTTTCCTGGAGCATGAACAGAG GTTTAAAGAAGCAATCAATTTGCTTAAGCTGCTGCTAGATAAATTTAAATGTGATCGAAGAAGGGGATATTGGAATCTAAGGCTCTCAGTTGATTTGGAGCATGTTGGGTGCCTGGATGAGAGTCTTGAAGTAGCTGAAAAGGGGTTGCTAGATCCTTGGGTTCGTGCTGGCTCTAGAGTGGCTCTGCAAAGGCGTGTTCTGCGGTTGGGGAAGCCCCCTAGACGTTGGAGAACTCCCAGTTTTTCGAGTTCTGTCAAAAGGAAGATAGTTGAG GTTCATGTTCAGGGCAGACCATTGAACTGCAAAACGGGGGTGAAGAATGTCTTTTATGGTGAGGATGGAGACCGCTGTGGAGTAGAAGAGCTTGCTCTACAGTATTATGCTGGAGAAGGAGGAAGCTGGCAGGGTGTTCACACTGAGAGTGGGATTTGGTTGACTATTTTCGGGCTTCTAATGTGGGATGTTGTATTTGCTGATGTGCCAAATGTCTTCCGCACCAAATTTCAG ACTGCACCTTTGGATCTGGAAACTGATAGCTTTTATGAAGTCAGAAGGGGTCTTGTAGAAGCTCTTCTAGATAAGATTGAGCATGGCATGGCGGAAGAGTTACTTATCATGTCATGGGAATCACATGTGGGAACAGCCTGTAGGGGAGTCAACTGGGACAAGCATTCCCTGTCTGAGCTGCGAGCAGCTGTTACATGCATTGGTGGTCCTTGTCTTGCGTCAATCTGTAGAAATTTGGCTCAAGATTACAGGAGCTGGTCTAGTGGAATGCCTGACTTGTTGCTGTGGCGCTTCCGTGACGACTACAGAGGTGAAGCAAAGCTTGTTGAAGTGAAAGGCCCCAGAGACAGACTTTCTGAACAACAACGTGCATGGTTACTCTTTTTAATTGACTGTGGCTTCAATGTTGAGGTATGCAAAGTGAGTCATGCCCCAGTATAG
- the LOC104089178 gene encoding fanconi-associated nuclease 1 homolog isoform X2: MLKGRESLIRLVGRRRRFLSRRHSLLTSSPPQHQIGCKEYKDDPSIGNGNVDEEEWVDCPVCGKKIRGEDRVINSHLDKCLTRGSKRKLSQCTLFQLNFCTIPRVTVSSIESDVTRTDIGPSTGDGNICDLASVTFSKNIRDLASEMNSSDGPENNIQDESESSVCNRVNQMENLDGLIKLDDECKLLSDAKPMQIFRLEGSPQHQISDDRIDNIADSPLSLSEKRMPKCVESSEDDDNSEILLDTFIVGRRFGNGGELTVGAMIMLSRDPDNVKDQNAIKVLTKDTDHNKELGYIPRELAQYLSPLIDKFHLRFEGRITSIPQHPHAVVPIQIYSSGIVSFGEKDSSRLQVFNSLRRNALSAAEFSKTHSPIPAKYQHNLLLLLKEVLNINGHLFTEGEKTLLAFLSLSDDSQRLFARLYARKGPWFRMASISYAEICDCEEAVKGLSEAECVTLFESMDKPQINDLKEVLNVLNVGELRDLISSLNKTHKKIAQNSDRGTRKQDYIARVLAAYQGGLCPNLTSMILGKTGRCIRISASAESVFWRAERLFFLNGEQDLSEFLLVDLGIVKYPAYNCIFTDQIFPDRSDLLSYEEAIEVAQIMDESLDENNNEFVSRCVEISTSNVSSFVEEDRSAHSGSMAAFLSRFSASWVYSKVILLGVSFLEHEQRFKEAINLLKLLLDKFKCDRRRGYWNLRLSVDLEHVGCLDESLEVAEKGLLDPWVRAGSRVALQRRVLRLGKPPRRWRTPSFSSSVKRKIVEVHVQGRPLNCKTGVKNVFYGEDGDRCGVEELALQYYAGEGGSWQGVHTESGIWLTIFGLLMWDVVFADVPNVFRTKFQTAPLDLETDSFYEVRRGLVEALLDKIEHGMAEELLIMSWESHVGTACRGVNWDKHSLSELRAAVTCIGGPCLASICRNLAQDYRSWSSGMPDLLLWRFRDDYRGEAKLVEVKGPRDRLSEQQRAWLLFLIDCGFNVEVCKVSHAPV, translated from the exons ATGCTGAAAGGGCGGGAAAGTTTAATCCGATTGGTTGGTCGCCGACGGCGATTTCTCAGTCGCCGTCACTCTCTTCTCACCTCATCTCCTCCTCAGCATCAA ATTGGCTGTAAGGAATATAAGGATGACCCAAGCATTGGAAATGGAAATGTTGATGAAGAAGAATGGGTTGATTGTCCTGTTTGTGGGAAGAAGATACGAGGCGAAGATCGTGTGATTAACTCTCATTTAG ATAAATGCCTTACTAGAGGAAGTAAACGCAAATTGAGCCAGTGCACCCTTTTCCAGTTGAACTTTTGCACAATACCTAGAGTTACAGTCTCATCCATCGAGTCGGACGTTACAAGGACTGACATTGGTCCAAGTACTGGTGATGGTAATATCTGTGACCTTGCTTCTGTTACCTTCTCAAAAAATATACGTGACCTGGCTTCTGAAATGAACAGCTCAGATGGTCCCGAAAATAATATCCAAGATGAATCCGAGAGTAGTGTTTGTAATAGGGTTAATCAAATGGAAAACTTAGATGGTCTCATCAAACTGGATGATGAATGCAAACTTCTGTCCGATGCAAAGCCAATGCAAATTTTTAGGCTAGAGGGTTCTCCTCAACACCAAATAAGTGATGATAGAATTGACAACATCGCAGACTCACCTTTATCACTTTCTGAAAAAAGGATGCCGAAATGTGTGGAATCTTCGGAAGATGATGATAACTCTGAGATTTTGCTTGATACATTCATTGTTGGCCGTAGGTTTGGTAATGGCGGAGAGTTAACTGTTGGAGCAATGATAATGCTTTCAAGAGATCCCGATAATGTCAAGGACCAGAATGCAATCAAG GTTCTAACTAAAGATACTGATCACAATAAAGAGCTAGGTTACATCCCCAGGGAATTGGCACAGTATTTATCTCCATTGATAGACAAGTTCCACCTGAGGTTTGAG GGCCGTATAACTTCCATTCCGCAGCATCCTCATGCAGTTGTGCCAATTCAGATATATTCCTCTGGCATCGTGTCTTTTGGCGAAAAGGACTCCTCTAGACTCCAAGTATTCAATTCCTTACGGAGAAATGCTCTATCGGCTGCTGAATTTTCCAAGACTCACTCTCCTATCCCTGCAAAATACCAGCATAACCTTCTACTTTTACTAAAAGAGGTTTTGAATATCAACGGACATCTTTTTACTGAAGGCGAGAAAACATTATTGG CTTTTTTATCACTCTCAGATGACAGTCAAAGGCTCTTTGCTCGGCTTTATGCACGTAAAG GCCCATGGTTTCGGATGGCTAGCATATCATATGCCGAAATATGTGATTGTGAAGAAGCTGTTAAGGGGCTTTCTG AAGCAGAATGTGTTACTTTATTCGAATCAATGGATAAACCACAAATTAATGACTTAAAGGAGGTTTTGAATGTTCTTAATGTTGGTGAACTACGGGACCTTATCTCTAGTCTTAACAAG ACACATAAGAAGATTGCCCAGAACTCTGATCGTGGTACTAGAAAGCAAGATTACATTGCTCGGGTTCTTGCTGCATATCAAGGTGGTTTATG CCCCAACCTTACAAGCATGATTCTAGGGAAAACTGGAAGATGCATCCGGATATCTGCATCAGCTGAATCTGTCTTTTGGCGTGCCGAG AGGCTATTTTTCCTGAATGGAGAGCAGGACCTGTCAGAAtttttacttgttgacttgggcatTGTGAAATATCCTGCTTACAACTGCATATTCACAGACCAAATTTTTCCAGACAGAAGTGACCTATTGTCTTATGAAGAG GCCATTGAGGTTGCACAAATTATGGATGAGTCTCTTGATGAGAACAACAATGAGTTCGTATCAAGATGCGTAGAGATCTCTACCTCTAACGTATCTAGCTTTGTGGAGGAAGATAGATCAGCTCATTCTGGGTCGATGGCTGCATTTTTATCTCGCTTTTCAGCCAGTTGGGTATATTCTAAGGTGATCCTGCTGGGTGTTTCTTTCCTGGAGCATGAACAGAG GTTTAAAGAAGCAATCAATTTGCTTAAGCTGCTGCTAGATAAATTTAAATGTGATCGAAGAAGGGGATATTGGAATCTAAGGCTCTCAGTTGATTTGGAGCATGTTGGGTGCCTGGATGAGAGTCTTGAAGTAGCTGAAAAGGGGTTGCTAGATCCTTGGGTTCGTGCTGGCTCTAGAGTGGCTCTGCAAAGGCGTGTTCTGCGGTTGGGGAAGCCCCCTAGACGTTGGAGAACTCCCAGTTTTTCGAGTTCTGTCAAAAGGAAGATAGTTGAG GTTCATGTTCAGGGCAGACCATTGAACTGCAAAACGGGGGTGAAGAATGTCTTTTATGGTGAGGATGGAGACCGCTGTGGAGTAGAAGAGCTTGCTCTACAGTATTATGCTGGAGAAGGAGGAAGCTGGCAGGGTGTTCACACTGAGAGTGGGATTTGGTTGACTATTTTCGGGCTTCTAATGTGGGATGTTGTATTTGCTGATGTGCCAAATGTCTTCCGCACCAAATTTCAG ACTGCACCTTTGGATCTGGAAACTGATAGCTTTTATGAAGTCAGAAGGGGTCTTGTAGAAGCTCTTCTAGATAAGATTGAGCATGGCATGGCGGAAGAGTTACTTATCATGTCATGGGAATCACATGTGGGAACAGCCTGTAGGGGAGTCAACTGGGACAAGCATTCCCTGTCTGAGCTGCGAGCAGCTGTTACATGCATTGGTGGTCCTTGTCTTGCGTCAATCTGTAGAAATTTGGCTCAAGATTACAGGAGCTGGTCTAGTGGAATGCCTGACTTGTTGCTGTGGCGCTTCCGTGACGACTACAGAGGTGAAGCAAAGCTTGTTGAAGTGAAAGGCCCCAGAGACAGACTTTCTGAACAACAACGTGCATGGTTACTCTTTTTAATTGACTGTGGCTTCAATGTTGAGGTATGCAAAGTGAGTCATGCCCCAGTATAG
- the LOC104089178 gene encoding fanconi-associated nuclease 1 homolog isoform X4, translated as MLKGRESLIRLVGRRRRFLSRRHSLLTSSPPQHQIGCKEYKDDPSIGNGNVDEEEWVDCPVCGKKIRGEDRVINSHLDKCLTRGSKRKLSQCTLFQLNFCTIPRVTVSSIESDVTRTDIGPSTGDGNICDLASVTFSKNIRDLASEMNSSDGPENNIQDESESSVCNRVNQMENLDGLIKLDDECKLLSDAKPMQIFRLEGSPQHQISDDRIDNIADSPLSLSEKRMPKCVESSEDDDNSEILLDTFIVGRRFGNGGELTVGAMIMLSRDPDNVKDQNAIKVLTKDTDHNKELGYIPRELAQYLSPLIDKFHLRFEGRITSIPQHPHAVVPIQIYSSGIVSFGEKDSSRLQVFNSLRRNALSAAEFSKTHSPIPAKYQHNLLLLLKEVLNINGHLFTEGEKTLLEAFLSLSDDSQRLFARLYARKEAECVTLFESMDKPQINDLKEVLNVLNVGELRDLISSLNKTHKKIAQNSDRGTRKQDYIARVLAAYQGGLCPNLTSMILGKTGRCIRISASAESVFWRAERLFFLNGEQDLSEFLLVDLGIVKYPAYNCIFTDQIFPDRSDLLSYEEAIEVAQIMDESLDENNNEFVSRCVEISTSNVSSFVEEDRSAHSGSMAAFLSRFSASWVYSKVILLGVSFLEHEQRFKEAINLLKLLLDKFKCDRRRGYWNLRLSVDLEHVGCLDESLEVAEKGLLDPWVRAGSRVALQRRVLRLGKPPRRWRTPSFSSSVKRKIVEVHVQGRPLNCKTGVKNVFYGEDGDRCGVEELALQYYAGEGGSWQGVHTESGIWLTIFGLLMWDVVFADVPNVFRTKFQTAPLDLETDSFYEVRRGLVEALLDKIEHGMAEELLIMSWESHVGTACRGVNWDKHSLSELRAAVTCIGGPCLASICRNLAQDYRSWSSGMPDLLLWRFRDDYRGEAKLVEVKGPRDRLSEQQRAWLLFLIDCGFNVEVCKVSHAPV; from the exons ATGCTGAAAGGGCGGGAAAGTTTAATCCGATTGGTTGGTCGCCGACGGCGATTTCTCAGTCGCCGTCACTCTCTTCTCACCTCATCTCCTCCTCAGCATCAA ATTGGCTGTAAGGAATATAAGGATGACCCAAGCATTGGAAATGGAAATGTTGATGAAGAAGAATGGGTTGATTGTCCTGTTTGTGGGAAGAAGATACGAGGCGAAGATCGTGTGATTAACTCTCATTTAG ATAAATGCCTTACTAGAGGAAGTAAACGCAAATTGAGCCAGTGCACCCTTTTCCAGTTGAACTTTTGCACAATACCTAGAGTTACAGTCTCATCCATCGAGTCGGACGTTACAAGGACTGACATTGGTCCAAGTACTGGTGATGGTAATATCTGTGACCTTGCTTCTGTTACCTTCTCAAAAAATATACGTGACCTGGCTTCTGAAATGAACAGCTCAGATGGTCCCGAAAATAATATCCAAGATGAATCCGAGAGTAGTGTTTGTAATAGGGTTAATCAAATGGAAAACTTAGATGGTCTCATCAAACTGGATGATGAATGCAAACTTCTGTCCGATGCAAAGCCAATGCAAATTTTTAGGCTAGAGGGTTCTCCTCAACACCAAATAAGTGATGATAGAATTGACAACATCGCAGACTCACCTTTATCACTTTCTGAAAAAAGGATGCCGAAATGTGTGGAATCTTCGGAAGATGATGATAACTCTGAGATTTTGCTTGATACATTCATTGTTGGCCGTAGGTTTGGTAATGGCGGAGAGTTAACTGTTGGAGCAATGATAATGCTTTCAAGAGATCCCGATAATGTCAAGGACCAGAATGCAATCAAG GTTCTAACTAAAGATACTGATCACAATAAAGAGCTAGGTTACATCCCCAGGGAATTGGCACAGTATTTATCTCCATTGATAGACAAGTTCCACCTGAGGTTTGAG GGCCGTATAACTTCCATTCCGCAGCATCCTCATGCAGTTGTGCCAATTCAGATATATTCCTCTGGCATCGTGTCTTTTGGCGAAAAGGACTCCTCTAGACTCCAAGTATTCAATTCCTTACGGAGAAATGCTCTATCGGCTGCTGAATTTTCCAAGACTCACTCTCCTATCCCTGCAAAATACCAGCATAACCTTCTACTTTTACTAAAAGAGGTTTTGAATATCAACGGACATCTTTTTACTGAAGGCGAGAAAACATTATTGG AAGCTTTTTTATCACTCTCAGATGACAGTCAAAGGCTCTTTGCTCGGCTTTATGCACGTAAAG AAGCAGAATGTGTTACTTTATTCGAATCAATGGATAAACCACAAATTAATGACTTAAAGGAGGTTTTGAATGTTCTTAATGTTGGTGAACTACGGGACCTTATCTCTAGTCTTAACAAG ACACATAAGAAGATTGCCCAGAACTCTGATCGTGGTACTAGAAAGCAAGATTACATTGCTCGGGTTCTTGCTGCATATCAAGGTGGTTTATG CCCCAACCTTACAAGCATGATTCTAGGGAAAACTGGAAGATGCATCCGGATATCTGCATCAGCTGAATCTGTCTTTTGGCGTGCCGAG AGGCTATTTTTCCTGAATGGAGAGCAGGACCTGTCAGAAtttttacttgttgacttgggcatTGTGAAATATCCTGCTTACAACTGCATATTCACAGACCAAATTTTTCCAGACAGAAGTGACCTATTGTCTTATGAAGAG GCCATTGAGGTTGCACAAATTATGGATGAGTCTCTTGATGAGAACAACAATGAGTTCGTATCAAGATGCGTAGAGATCTCTACCTCTAACGTATCTAGCTTTGTGGAGGAAGATAGATCAGCTCATTCTGGGTCGATGGCTGCATTTTTATCTCGCTTTTCAGCCAGTTGGGTATATTCTAAGGTGATCCTGCTGGGTGTTTCTTTCCTGGAGCATGAACAGAG GTTTAAAGAAGCAATCAATTTGCTTAAGCTGCTGCTAGATAAATTTAAATGTGATCGAAGAAGGGGATATTGGAATCTAAGGCTCTCAGTTGATTTGGAGCATGTTGGGTGCCTGGATGAGAGTCTTGAAGTAGCTGAAAAGGGGTTGCTAGATCCTTGGGTTCGTGCTGGCTCTAGAGTGGCTCTGCAAAGGCGTGTTCTGCGGTTGGGGAAGCCCCCTAGACGTTGGAGAACTCCCAGTTTTTCGAGTTCTGTCAAAAGGAAGATAGTTGAG GTTCATGTTCAGGGCAGACCATTGAACTGCAAAACGGGGGTGAAGAATGTCTTTTATGGTGAGGATGGAGACCGCTGTGGAGTAGAAGAGCTTGCTCTACAGTATTATGCTGGAGAAGGAGGAAGCTGGCAGGGTGTTCACACTGAGAGTGGGATTTGGTTGACTATTTTCGGGCTTCTAATGTGGGATGTTGTATTTGCTGATGTGCCAAATGTCTTCCGCACCAAATTTCAG ACTGCACCTTTGGATCTGGAAACTGATAGCTTTTATGAAGTCAGAAGGGGTCTTGTAGAAGCTCTTCTAGATAAGATTGAGCATGGCATGGCGGAAGAGTTACTTATCATGTCATGGGAATCACATGTGGGAACAGCCTGTAGGGGAGTCAACTGGGACAAGCATTCCCTGTCTGAGCTGCGAGCAGCTGTTACATGCATTGGTGGTCCTTGTCTTGCGTCAATCTGTAGAAATTTGGCTCAAGATTACAGGAGCTGGTCTAGTGGAATGCCTGACTTGTTGCTGTGGCGCTTCCGTGACGACTACAGAGGTGAAGCAAAGCTTGTTGAAGTGAAAGGCCCCAGAGACAGACTTTCTGAACAACAACGTGCATGGTTACTCTTTTTAATTGACTGTGGCTTCAATGTTGAGGTATGCAAAGTGAGTCATGCCCCAGTATAG